In the genome of Paenibacillus pabuli, the window CTTCCTTCCACCCGCGAACTCAGTTCACTCATGAAAGTAAGCCGCAGTACAGTTCTACTGGCCTATGCTGAACTTGAGGAGGAAGGTCTGATTTACGCGGTCAAAGGCAAAGGCAATTACGTTAGTTCCACCATTGATGCACCTGAGGAAACCTCCGGGTGGCAGCTGGACTGGAACGAACGTGTCAGCGAGTACGCAATACAGGCAGAGCAGCATGATCTGATGAAGCACGGGTCCGGCTCGGAGCGCGGTGAAATTTCATTTACCAGCATTGCGCCTGATGAGAAGCTGTTCGACATGCACAACGTAAAAAGAGCCTTTCTCGACCGGATGTCGCTTGAAGGTGAAGTGCTGCTGAATTACGGATATGCGCAAGGCTACAGGCCTCTTATGAAATATTTGCTGCGTTATATGGAAAATAAGGGTGTCGATCTGAGCGGCAAGGATATTCTGATCACCAACGGATTTACGGAAGGCTTCGATTTGGTATTGGGCGCCTTAAGCAAAAAAAGCGGTAGAGCCCTATGCGAAAATCCGACACATCATACCGCTGTTAAAAATCTGAAACTTCATCAGTTCCATCTTACCGGTGTCGATATGGAATCAGATGGTCTGAATCTGCAGCAGCTGGAACGGGAACTTGCAGCAAACCCGTATGATCTGGCCTATCTCGTGCCCTCCTACCATAATCCAACCGGGATCGTCACAACACCTGCCAAACGGGCAGAGATCATTCGGTTGATGAACCAATACCAGGTGCCGATCATTGAAGACGGCTTTAACGAGGAATTGCGTTATTCCGGTTCCCACGTCTCCCCTCTGATTGCCAGTGTGGGCAAAGGAAACGGACTCGTATACCTGGGCAGCTTCTCCAAGGTATTATTTCCGGGACTGCGCGTAGGCTGGATCATTGCGGATGCTGCTCTGATTGATTATCTGGAAAGTATGAAACGGGCGCGCACCATTCATACCTCGACGCTGGATCAATCGCTGCTCTATCAGTACCTGAGCAACGGCAATTTCGAGAAATATCTGAAGCGGGCCCGCACGGAATATAAACGAAAATATGAGCTGGTCGTCCGCTCTTTGCGGCAGTATCTGCCGATGTGCCGGGTGTCGGGTGAAGGCGGTCTTCACCTGTTCGTACAATTCCCGCCGGAATACCGCACAAGGGATCTACTGGCGGCTTGCAGGGCAAAAGGCGTTACCTTCATGCCAGGGGATACCTTTTATCTTGAACCGGGGCAAGGACAACATACAATGCGTTTGGGCTTCTCCCGGGTTAGCGATGAGAACATTCGCAAAGGCATTCGCATCATCGGCGAGACGGTTGCTCAAATGAGATGAGGAGGATTAAACAATGAAAGTTGGCGTGATAATGGGTGGTACATCTTCGGAGCGGGACGTTTCCCTGCTCACCGGACAGGAGATGATCAACCATCTGGATCGACAGAAGTATGAGGTCATTCCGGTAGAGATCAACAGCAAACGGGATCTCGTCGACAAAGCCGCAGGATTGGATGTGGCGCTGCTCGCTCTGCACGGCAAATACGGAGAGGATGGCACGATTCAGGGCACGTTGGAGTCGATTGGTGTTCCTTATACAGGCTGCGGTGTCCTCGCGAGCAGTGTATGCATGGACAAAGATATGTCCAAACGGCTTATCCAGCATGCGGGTGTACCTACTGGCGAGTGGCTCCAGGTGAGAAGTCTGGATGAATTGTCATCCGCCACTGTGCAGCAATTAACGTATCCCGTTGTGGTAAAGCCCAATTCAGGCGGTTCCAGTATTGGTACGCAAGTGGTTCAGGAACCCTCGGCTCTTCATGGGGCTGTAGAAGCGGCTCTCGTCTGGGACGAAGTCGTCATGATCGAGCAATATATTGAGGGCGAGGAGATTACCTGCGCTGTTCTGGATGGTCAGATGCTCCCTGTTATCTCGATTCGTTCAAATGCTGATTTTTTCGATTACACCTCCAAATATAATGACGGCGGCGCTGAGGAGCAGGTCGTCCATTTGCCTGCGGATCTGCATAAACGTGTAGAAGCTGCCGCATTAACCTGTTACCGTGTGCTAAAATGCAGTGTCTATGCCCGTGTGGACATGATGATTCGGGACGGCATGCCCTATGTACTTGAGGTGAATACGCTGCCGGGACTTACCCGGAACAGCCTTTTGCCCAAAAGCGCAGCCGCTGCTGGTATTTCCTTTGCCGGTTTGCTGGATTCCATCATTGATCTCTCGTTAAAAGAACGTCAAAAGGAGGCGACTCGATCATGAGTCTAAATATAACGATTCGTAACAGTTCCACCGAAGATCTGCAGGATATGGTCATTCTTATGGATCAACTCGGTTACCCAACCACGTATGCCGAGATGAAAGAGCGTTATTCACACATTGCTGCCGATCCAAACTTTGCAACGTTGGTTGCCGAAGTCCGTGGCCGTGTAATCGGATTGATTGGACTCCAAACATCTTACCTCTATGAAAAAAACGGAAGACACTGCCGCATTATGGCTCTTATCGTGCATGACAAGTTCAGAAGCTCAGGCATCGGCCGTAAACTTATTATGGAAGCAGAGCAATGGGCAGCCACACATGGCGTAGATTCCTTATCGCTGAACAGCGGCAATCGTCCGGATCGTGAAGCTGCGCATGAATTCTACCAGCAGATGGGATTTACAGCGGGCAGCACCGGTTTTAGCAAAAAGCCGAAGGCTTTGCAGCATAGCTGACTCTGATGACATCTTGGCGAATGCCGAGTTGAATTCACCATTCTTTATAAAGTAACAACAAAAGGCCCATTTCCAGCACAAAGCCGGAAACGGGCTTTTCATATTACTCTACAAGTATAATCAGATTTTGGCCTTTATGGACTCATAGGCAGCAAGCAACTCTTCTATAGCCACTCCATTGATTTTCATCCCTGTCACCTGACACTGTTCCAATTGTACGTCGGATAGATCACAGTCATTGAAATGACTGCCCTTGAGATCACAATGTTCCCAACGAATGGGTACTCTGTCTGGGCCGAGGTGTGTATCCTGAAAATGAACACCATCCAAAGCACAGAATTCAACCTTGCTATCTGTTAAACGTAAATCGGCCAGTAATATGCCGGTCATATTCAGATTCGTGAATTTACCCCCAATCAGGTTGCAATCGGTCACCCGGATATTCTGAAGATTGCTGGTGCTGAAGCGAACTGAATCCAGATCACTTTGATAAAATTCATTAACCGACTCACCCTTAACATTGGATAATTCCTCGGATGGGAGCTGGATTACAGGCTCTATTGTTATGATTTTCTCATATCCATATTCATCTTCAGACGCATAGAAACAGACATAACCCATTTTCTCATAAAAATGATGATTATCCCTCTGTCTTCCTGAGGTCTCCAGCTTCCATACCCCAATCTCGGGAAATTCTGCCTCAACAAGCATGATGACCTGAGATCCTATCCCACGACCATGACAAACGGGATCAATAAAGATTTTATCTAATCTCGCATGCCTGCTTCCCAATACATTGACACTGACTCCACCAATGGCACATCCATCCCATTCTATAACGTAATAGTCCCATTCACGGATCACGTAACTGTGCATGCGAACAGACGAATAACCGGGTGGACAGATGTTGCTGTCCAGAACCGTGCCTCCTTTAGCCCAGATCCGAATCGCATGATCAAAGGCTCTGGTGCATATCTCCGTAAGCACTTCAGCATCCTCTTGGCGTGCACGACGAAGCTGAACTTGAGATTGCAGCCCCGGTGAAGATGCTGGTGCCGGTTGTACTTTATGTCGCTCAAAGTAATCGTAATCTGTCTGGTCCGAAAGTTTTCTGCGAGAGACATAACGAAATCCAACATGTTCAAGCACCTTGCGTGAAGGCAGGTTAAACGGCTTCACAATACCTACGATTCGGTCCAACACAGTATTTTCGAACAAGTATGTCGTTAAGGCATTCACTGCTTCTGTGACATACCCCTTATTCCGATAATCCCGTGAAATGGCGTAAGCCACTTCACGATCATCACTATCCAGCATGTCATTGGGAAACACACCGCACCAGCCAATGATTTGCTGATCTTTGTTGTGTACAACAGCCAGCATGACCCGTACATCTTTCGGGTCGAACTGCTCGTAACTGCCAACAACAAATTGCAGAAAAC includes:
- a CDS encoding D-alanine--D-alanine ligase is translated as MKVGVIMGGTSSERDVSLLTGQEMINHLDRQKYEVIPVEINSKRDLVDKAAGLDVALLALHGKYGEDGTIQGTLESIGVPYTGCGVLASSVCMDKDMSKRLIQHAGVPTGEWLQVRSLDELSSATVQQLTYPVVVKPNSGGSSIGTQVVQEPSALHGAVEAALVWDEVVMIEQYIEGEEITCAVLDGQMLPVISIRSNADFFDYTSKYNDGGAEEQVVHLPADLHKRVEAAALTCYRVLKCSVYARVDMMIRDGMPYVLEVNTLPGLTRNSLLPKSAAAAGISFAGLLDSIIDLSLKERQKEATRS
- a CDS encoding GNAT family N-acetyltransferase — its product is MKSQLIIQSSSITLRPLTLEDQNALYALTRQPEITDILPEWRMTEEQLHGFLQFVVGSYEQFDPKDVRVMLAVVHNKDQQIIGWCGVFPNDMLDSDDREVAYAISRDYRNKGYVTEAVNALTTYLFENTVLDRIVGIVKPFNLPSRKVLEHVGFRYVSRRKLSDQTDYDYFERHKVQPAPASSPGLQSQVQLRRARQEDAEVLTEICTRAFDHAIRIWAKGGTVLDSNICPPGYSSVRMHSYVIREWDYYVIEWDGCAIGGVSVNVLGSRHARLDKIFIDPVCHGRGIGSQVIMLVEAEFPEIGVWKLETSGRQRDNHHFYEKMGYVCFYASEDEYGYEKIITIEPVIQLPSEELSNVKGESVNEFYQSDLDSVRFSTSNLQNIRVTDCNLIGGKFTNLNMTGILLADLRLTDSKVEFCALDGVHFQDTHLGPDRVPIRWEHCDLKGSHFNDCDLSDVQLEQCQVTGMKINGVAIEELLAAYESIKAKI
- a CDS encoding GNAT family N-acetyltransferase → MSLNITIRNSSTEDLQDMVILMDQLGYPTTYAEMKERYSHIAADPNFATLVAEVRGRVIGLIGLQTSYLYEKNGRHCRIMALIVHDKFRSSGIGRKLIMEAEQWAATHGVDSLSLNSGNRPDREAAHEFYQQMGFTAGSTGFSKKPKALQHS
- a CDS encoding PLP-dependent aminotransferase family protein translates to MYSDLQLTEDRPVYIQVKDYMKRLMLKGGLQAKQKLPSTRELSSLMKVSRSTVLLAYAELEEEGLIYAVKGKGNYVSSTIDAPEETSGWQLDWNERVSEYAIQAEQHDLMKHGSGSERGEISFTSIAPDEKLFDMHNVKRAFLDRMSLEGEVLLNYGYAQGYRPLMKYLLRYMENKGVDLSGKDILITNGFTEGFDLVLGALSKKSGRALCENPTHHTAVKNLKLHQFHLTGVDMESDGLNLQQLERELAANPYDLAYLVPSYHNPTGIVTTPAKRAEIIRLMNQYQVPIIEDGFNEELRYSGSHVSPLIASVGKGNGLVYLGSFSKVLFPGLRVGWIIADAALIDYLESMKRARTIHTSTLDQSLLYQYLSNGNFEKYLKRARTEYKRKYELVVRSLRQYLPMCRVSGEGGLHLFVQFPPEYRTRDLLAACRAKGVTFMPGDTFYLEPGQGQHTMRLGFSRVSDENIRKGIRIIGETVAQMR